One genomic segment of Ferrimonas sp. YFM includes these proteins:
- a CDS encoding UPF0149 family protein produces MNEKLTKSDEKQLAKTLDDAAQYGGMTLMQSRGYLAHLHCFPKTIDPGVWSAHIANTKPEQELWPFENKVMEQLFALYNQLHTEVVEKGEVLSPKCRPLLDDLTQRQVPMDLRHWCAGFLTGFAVLKEKWQEICTPEQLEEVESCCQFMGYLATLGSDEEHALAWREGAEPAPEQLIATIEEAMAYMHGWSQMELDEENNPVNAMLNPDVGGH; encoded by the coding sequence ATGAATGAAAAACTGACCAAATCCGACGAGAAGCAACTGGCGAAAACCCTGGACGACGCTGCCCAGTACGGTGGCATGACCCTGATGCAGAGCCGCGGCTATCTGGCGCACCTGCACTGCTTTCCCAAGACCATCGACCCCGGAGTCTGGAGCGCCCACATCGCCAACACCAAGCCCGAACAGGAGCTGTGGCCCTTCGAAAACAAGGTGATGGAGCAACTCTTTGCTCTGTACAATCAGCTGCACACCGAGGTGGTGGAGAAAGGCGAGGTGCTCTCTCCCAAGTGTCGTCCCCTGCTGGATGACCTGACACAGCGTCAGGTGCCCATGGATCTGCGCCACTGGTGCGCCGGCTTCCTCACCGGCTTTGCGGTGCTCAAGGAGAAGTGGCAGGAGATCTGCACCCCGGAACAGCTGGAAGAGGTGGAGTCCTGCTGCCAGTTTATGGGTTACCTGGCCACCCTGGGCAGTGACGAAGAGCACGCCCTGGCCTGGCGAGAGGGCGCAGAGCCAGCGCCGGAGCAGTTGATCGCCACCATCGAAGAGGCGATGGCCTACATGCACGGCTGGAGTCAGATGGAGCTGGATGAGGAGAACAATCCGGTCAATGCCATGCTCAACCCTGATGTGGGCGGCCACTGA
- a CDS encoding substrate-binding domain-containing protein, which yields MMFKTAITLGLVCLAALPAQAIECKASYGTGKVNFRLATGSPGELGLLKALANEFNASHDSRLCWVKAGSGKSLSLLKQGEVDIAMVHAPAAEKRAVEQGWASQRTLIGSNEFYLVGPKADPAGVNDAGSIKEAYRKVADSRALFLSRGDNSGTHKKEMMIWGLAEKQPQGQWYQVTHEFMRATLRQANEQQGYFMTDSSTWVAEKANLSELKVLFSGDPILVNTYHALRGVKGNTEALKVADQFIEFVGSQAGQQILSNYGKAQFGDAMYTGISGSQDHH from the coding sequence ATGATGTTCAAAACTGCCATCACCCTGGGCCTGGTTTGTCTGGCCGCCCTGCCCGCTCAGGCCATCGAGTGCAAAGCCAGTTACGGCACTGGCAAGGTCAACTTTCGACTGGCTACCGGCAGTCCCGGAGAATTGGGCCTGCTTAAAGCGCTGGCCAATGAGTTTAATGCCAGTCATGACAGCCGCCTGTGCTGGGTCAAGGCCGGCTCAGGCAAGTCCCTCTCCCTGCTGAAACAGGGTGAGGTCGACATAGCCATGGTTCACGCACCCGCGGCGGAAAAGAGAGCGGTAGAACAGGGCTGGGCGAGCCAAAGGACGCTCATCGGCAGTAATGAGTTCTATCTGGTGGGTCCCAAGGCAGACCCCGCCGGTGTCAACGACGCCGGCTCCATCAAAGAGGCCTACCGCAAGGTGGCAGACAGCCGCGCCCTGTTCCTCTCTCGCGGGGACAACTCCGGCACCCACAAGAAGGAGATGATGATCTGGGGCCTGGCAGAGAAGCAACCTCAAGGCCAGTGGTACCAGGTGACCCATGAGTTTATGCGGGCAACACTGCGTCAGGCCAACGAACAGCAGGGCTATTTCATGACCGACAGCTCCACCTGGGTGGCGGAGAAAGCCAACCTGAGTGAGCTTAAGGTGCTGTTCTCCGGCGACCCGATACTGGTCAATACCTACCATGCCCTGAGGGGCGTCAAGGGGAATACTGAGGCCCTGAAAGTCGCGGACCAGTTTATTGAGTTCGTTGGTTCACAAGCCGGCCAGCAGATCCTCAGCAACTATGGCAAAGCGCAATTTGGCGACGCCATGTACACCGGCATCAGTGGCAGTCAGGACCACCACTGA
- the ybaK gene encoding Cys-tRNA(Pro) deacylase yields MTPAVNAAKKAKVPFQLHQYQHDPSAPSYGLEAAQALGQDPARVFKTLLAADDAGKLCVAVVPVTGQLDLKALAKAVKAKRLTMADPKAAEKATGYVVGGISPLGQKKRLTLVLDASAEAFDTICVSGGRRGLEIELAPGDLLKLTGGVFAAVGYSKGDSTTT; encoded by the coding sequence ATGACCCCTGCCGTTAACGCCGCTAAGAAGGCCAAGGTGCCTTTCCAGCTCCATCAGTATCAGCATGACCCCAGTGCGCCTTCGTACGGCCTGGAGGCCGCCCAGGCCCTGGGACAGGACCCGGCTCGGGTGTTCAAGACCCTGCTGGCGGCGGACGATGCCGGCAAGCTCTGTGTGGCGGTGGTGCCGGTGACCGGCCAATTGGATCTCAAGGCTCTGGCCAAGGCGGTGAAGGCCAAGCGGCTGACCATGGCGGATCCCAAGGCGGCAGAGAAGGCCACAGGTTATGTGGTGGGGGGCATCAGTCCTTTGGGGCAGAAGAAGCGCCTGACGCTGGTGCTGGATGCCTCAGCCGAGGCCTTTGACACCATCTGTGTCTCCGGCGGCCGTCGCGGCCTGGAGATTGAGCTGGCCCCTGGGGATCTGCTCAAGCTCACTGGGGGCGTCTTTGCCGCGGTTGGCTACTCCAAGGGGGACTCGACCACCACATAG
- a CDS encoding FAD-binding and (Fe-S)-binding domain-containing protein has translation MANKLSQILDANRVHTDNLRRVAWGTDASFYQKRPQIVVHPKTEAEVSASLAECHANKTPVTFRAAGTALCGQAISDSILMVAGGDWDKYEVLDGGERIRLQAGVIGSKVNQVLNPLGWKFGPDPATIASAMVAGIVSNNASGMNCGTHANSYQLIDSARIVMADGFVLDTASEASRKEFTAKYPEVIKGIEAIRDEIMADQEVVDRINRKYSIKNVTGYGMNSFVDFSDPFDIILHLMVGSEGTLGFLSEMTMKSVPKATHSASAMVYFDSLRGACEAIVELRKDAFDETNAAELLDNFALKAVAASKYQTPDFLADIHKDVTAVLFETFGMSQEEIDRNTAKMNAIMEKHGLYRPVEFTQNGSEIANMWAIRKAVFPLAGSMRPAGTSCIIEDIAFPIEVLPQATIDLQNLSFEHGYNDAVIYGHALEGNYHVIFSQDFSTQAEVDRFDNFMEAVVELVATKYDGSLKAEHGTGFGMAAFVEKEWGTRIYDLMKRTKNVLDPAGILNPGVIINDDPHCHSKGFKPLPQVHDIIDKCIECGFCEQHCVAHSLTLSPRQRTAVARVMKTLETTGKEPEVLADLQANYKYFAMDTCAADGLCKLGCPMGIDTGKFIKVQRAKYATGTDKKVANFTANQYDNLEGVARFALGATDIARAVIGEGGMGGITKIARKVMPGMPIPLWTSGMPKRGKALPEMKTAGDIKAVYFPACLNRMLGTAPNNPDQRSVPETIKALFEKCNIEMLCGEKPQGLCCGQSWESYGHNEQADRKSDELSKWLLEVSNNGEHPILVETTACLERMRRSCDKRLNMLGPEEFAMQYMVDRLDISKIEEKIAVHPTCTCRKMGIVDDLVGLAKLCASDVVVPDRDKVGCCGMAGNRGMNFPELNEHGLRHLKAETKDKGCTSGYSVSATCEIGLTTHSGIPYKNILSLLDRASKPKR, from the coding sequence GTGGCTAACAAACTTAGCCAGATTCTTGATGCTAATCGCGTCCATACCGACAACCTACGCCGAGTCGCTTGGGGTACCGACGCCTCCTTCTACCAAAAGCGTCCACAGATTGTGGTACACCCCAAGACCGAAGCTGAAGTCTCCGCTTCACTGGCAGAGTGTCATGCCAACAAAACTCCCGTTACCTTCCGTGCCGCTGGTACCGCCCTGTGTGGTCAGGCGATCTCCGACTCCATCCTGATGGTAGCCGGTGGTGACTGGGACAAGTACGAGGTTCTGGACGGCGGTGAGCGTATCCGTCTGCAGGCCGGCGTAATCGGCTCCAAGGTTAACCAGGTTCTGAACCCTCTGGGCTGGAAGTTTGGTCCTGATCCAGCCACCATCGCCTCTGCCATGGTTGCCGGTATTGTGTCCAACAACGCCTCCGGCATGAACTGCGGTACCCACGCCAACTCCTACCAGCTGATCGACTCCGCCCGTATCGTCATGGCCGACGGTTTCGTTCTGGACACCGCCAGCGAAGCCAGCCGCAAAGAGTTCACCGCCAAGTACCCTGAAGTGATCAAGGGTATCGAAGCGATTCGCGATGAGATCATGGCTGACCAGGAAGTGGTTGACCGTATCAATCGTAAGTACTCCATTAAGAACGTAACCGGTTACGGCATGAACTCCTTCGTGGACTTCTCCGACCCGTTCGACATCATCCTGCACCTGATGGTGGGTTCTGAAGGTACTCTGGGCTTCCTGTCCGAGATGACCATGAAGAGCGTGCCAAAGGCGACTCACTCTGCGTCCGCCATGGTGTACTTCGACTCTCTGCGCGGCGCCTGTGAAGCGATCGTTGAACTGCGTAAAGACGCCTTCGACGAGACCAACGCCGCCGAGCTGCTGGACAACTTCGCCCTGAAGGCGGTAGCTGCGTCCAAGTACCAGACCCCAGACTTCCTGGCCGACATCCATAAGGATGTGACTGCGGTACTGTTCGAAACCTTCGGCATGAGCCAGGAAGAGATCGACCGCAACACCGCCAAGATGAACGCCATCATGGAGAAGCACGGTCTGTACCGTCCTGTTGAGTTCACTCAGAACGGCTCCGAAATTGCCAACATGTGGGCCATCCGTAAGGCGGTATTCCCTCTGGCTGGCTCCATGCGCCCTGCCGGCACCTCCTGCATCATTGAAGACATCGCTTTCCCAATCGAAGTACTGCCTCAGGCCACCATCGACCTGCAGAACCTCTCCTTCGAGCACGGCTATAACGATGCGGTGATCTACGGTCACGCCCTGGAAGGTAACTACCACGTAATCTTCTCCCAGGACTTCAGCACCCAGGCCGAAGTAGACCGCTTCGACAACTTCATGGAAGCGGTAGTAGAGCTGGTTGCCACCAAGTACGACGGCTCCCTGAAAGCTGAGCACGGTACCGGCTTCGGTATGGCGGCCTTCGTAGAGAAAGAGTGGGGCACCCGCATCTACGACCTGATGAAGCGCACCAAGAACGTTCTGGACCCTGCGGGCATCCTGAACCCAGGCGTGATCATCAACGATGACCCACACTGCCACTCCAAGGGCTTTAAGCCTCTGCCTCAGGTACACGACATCATCGACAAGTGTATCGAGTGTGGTTTCTGTGAACAGCACTGTGTGGCCCACAGCCTGACCCTGTCTCCTCGTCAGCGTACCGCGGTAGCCCGTGTGATGAAGACCCTGGAGACCACCGGCAAAGAGCCCGAGGTTCTGGCTGACCTGCAGGCCAACTACAAGTACTTCGCCATGGACACCTGTGCCGCCGACGGCCTGTGTAAGCTGGGCTGTCCCATGGGCATCGACACCGGTAAGTTCATCAAGGTTCAACGTGCCAAGTACGCCACCGGTACCGACAAGAAGGTAGCCAACTTCACTGCAAACCAGTACGACAACCTGGAAGGCGTTGCTCGCTTCGCCCTGGGTGCAACCGATATCGCCCGTGCCGTCATCGGCGAAGGCGGCATGGGTGGCATCACCAAGATTGCCCGTAAGGTTATGCCTGGCATGCCTATCCCTCTGTGGACCTCCGGTATGCCTAAGCGTGGTAAAGCCCTGCCTGAGATGAAGACTGCCGGTGACATCAAGGCCGTTTACTTCCCAGCCTGTCTGAACCGTATGCTGGGTACCGCTCCTAACAACCCTGACCAGCGCTCCGTTCCAGAGACCATCAAGGCTCTGTTCGAGAAGTGCAACATCGAGATGCTGTGTGGCGAGAAGCCTCAGGGTCTGTGCTGTGGTCAGTCCTGGGAGTCCTACGGTCACAACGAGCAGGCGGACCGCAAGTCCGACGAGCTGTCCAAGTGGCTGCTGGAAGTGTCCAACAACGGTGAGCACCCCATCCTGGTGGAAACCACCGCCTGTCTGGAGCGTATGCGTCGCTCCTGTGACAAGCGCTTGAACATGTTGGGTCCAGAAGAGTTCGCCATGCAGTACATGGTTGACCGCCTGGATATCAGCAAGATCGAAGAGAAGATCGCTGTTCACCCAACCTGTACCTGCCGCAAGATGGGCATCGTTGATGACCTGGTTGGCCTGGCCAAGCTGTGTGCCTCTGACGTAGTTGTACCTGACCGCGACAAGGTTGGCTGCTGTGGTATGGCCGGTAACCGTGGCATGAACTTCCCAGAGCTGAACGAGCACGGTCTGCGTCACCTGAAAGCAGAAACCAAAGACAAGGGTTGCACCAGCGGTTACTCCGTATCCGCCACCTGTGAGATTGGCCTGACCACTCACTCCGGCATCCCTTACAAGAACATTCTGAGCCTGCTGGACCGCGCGTCCAAGCCTAAGCGCTAA
- a CDS encoding L-lactate permease has protein sequence MNLIQTIATLTPIISVLVFLVLLRLPASKAMPISAVLTGLAAAFIWQMDTAILSASVVQGMLDAITPLTIIFGAIFLLKTLAASGAMDTIRAGFTNISADARVQVIIICWLFGSFIEGSAGFGTPAAIGAPLLVLLGIPPLAAACVALIADSTSVSFGAIGLPVLFGMDKGLDAGGVSMAAEQIAALGATAGFADYAQLIAKHMITIDLFTGTLVPLTMVAVLTGFFGRKKSFAEGLQIWKFALFAGLAFTVPAWLINFFAGPEFPSVIGALVGMAIVIPAAKKGFLLPAQPWNDFAENDGKAAPANAGQPQSAGAAAAKPQFSQLAAWTPYLVMAGLLVLSRVVAPLKSFLLSFNLSFPNLLGTELGSGFKTLYAPGAFFVAVCILGFFIFKMKPKAFTGAFTDSCKSMIPTIISLGASVPMVKIFLNSGANDAGLMSMPKALADMLANSMGAVWEWTAPVVGIFGAFLSGSATFSNMMFSGLQYSVADNLGMNHALVLALQGIGANAGNMMCVMNVVAAATVVGMAGRESEIIRKTMPVALAYAMVAGTIAFFWGGY, from the coding sequence GTGAATCTCATACAGACCATCGCAACGCTCACACCGATTATTTCGGTACTCGTATTCTTGGTGCTCTTGCGCTTGCCTGCTTCCAAGGCAATGCCAATCTCCGCAGTATTAACCGGTTTGGCCGCTGCCTTCATCTGGCAGATGGATACCGCAATCCTAAGCGCATCCGTCGTCCAGGGTATGTTGGACGCCATTACCCCTCTGACCATCATCTTCGGCGCAATTTTCCTGCTGAAGACGCTGGCCGCCTCCGGTGCCATGGATACCATCCGTGCGGGCTTCACTAACATTAGTGCTGACGCCCGTGTTCAGGTCATCATCATCTGCTGGCTGTTCGGTTCCTTCATCGAAGGTTCCGCCGGTTTCGGTACCCCTGCTGCTATCGGCGCTCCTCTGCTGGTACTGCTGGGCATTCCGCCTCTGGCCGCGGCCTGTGTGGCTCTGATTGCTGACTCCACCTCCGTATCCTTCGGCGCCATCGGCCTGCCCGTACTCTTCGGTATGGACAAGGGTCTGGACGCTGGCGGCGTATCCATGGCTGCCGAGCAGATTGCTGCCCTGGGCGCTACCGCCGGCTTCGCTGACTACGCTCAGCTGATTGCCAAGCACATGATCACCATCGACCTGTTCACCGGTACTCTGGTACCCCTGACCATGGTTGCTGTGCTGACTGGCTTCTTCGGCCGTAAGAAGTCCTTCGCCGAAGGTCTGCAAATCTGGAAGTTCGCCCTGTTCGCCGGTCTGGCGTTCACCGTACCTGCCTGGCTGATCAACTTCTTCGCCGGTCCAGAGTTCCCATCTGTAATTGGTGCCCTGGTTGGTATGGCCATCGTGATTCCTGCTGCGAAGAAAGGCTTCCTGCTGCCTGCACAGCCTTGGAATGACTTCGCCGAGAACGACGGTAAAGCCGCTCCTGCTAACGCCGGTCAGCCTCAGTCTGCTGGTGCTGCTGCTGCCAAGCCTCAGTTCTCTCAGCTGGCTGCCTGGACCCCTTACCTGGTCATGGCCGGTCTGCTGGTTCTGTCTCGCGTAGTTGCTCCTCTGAAGAGCTTCCTGCTGAGCTTCAACCTGAGCTTCCCCAACCTGCTGGGTACTGAGCTGGGTTCCGGCTTCAAGACTCTGTACGCTCCTGGCGCCTTCTTCGTCGCCGTGTGTATCCTGGGCTTCTTCATCTTCAAGATGAAGCCTAAGGCCTTCACTGGTGCGTTCACTGACTCTTGCAAGTCCATGATCCCCACCATCATCTCCCTGGGTGCTTCCGTACCTATGGTGAAGATCTTCCTGAACTCTGGCGCCAACGACGCTGGCCTGATGTCCATGCCTAAGGCACTGGCTGACATGCTGGCTAACTCCATGGGCGCCGTGTGGGAGTGGACTGCTCCGGTAGTTGGTATCTTCGGTGCCTTCCTGTCCGGTTCCGCAACCTTCTCCAACATGATGTTCTCCGGCCTGCAGTACTCTGTAGCCGACAACCTGGGCATGAACCACGCCCTGGTACTGGCCCTGCAGGGTATCGGTGCTAACGCCGGTAACATGATGTGTGTAATGAACGTTGTTGCTGCTGCTACCGTAGTAGGCATGGCGGGTCGTGAGTCTGAGATTATTCGTAAGACCATGCCTGTTGCCCTGGCCTACGCCATGGTTGCCGGTACCATCGCCTTCTTCTGGGGTGGCTACTAA
- a CDS encoding TetR/AcrR family transcriptional regulator — MRCPHTDALRVKCQAVLDVTEGMIDQQGLISFKLSQVAKEAEIANSTFYKLFESKEDLLVCCFMRNATCNHFDDFEALHPGMSAIERVLLPIIFTFEATYFSPSFNLVRQVAVNSRVWRLASADKAKAFENRINLYWERITGYLKQAVTEGELVASDDEVRELAQAITFYLSGALSAYECRLIGKEFLQEKRQTLFRQLQNVFKPYGWREPLTLALFERVGVRVHMYYQANRRDFNSCARCMAMQEKLGG, encoded by the coding sequence ATGCGCTGTCCCCATACCGATGCCCTCAGGGTGAAATGTCAGGCCGTCCTCGATGTGACCGAGGGGATGATCGATCAGCAGGGGTTGATCTCATTTAAGCTCTCTCAGGTCGCCAAGGAGGCGGAGATCGCCAACTCCACCTTCTATAAGCTGTTTGAGAGCAAGGAAGACCTGCTGGTGTGCTGCTTCATGCGCAATGCCACCTGCAACCACTTCGATGATTTCGAAGCCCTGCATCCGGGCATGTCCGCCATAGAGCGGGTTCTGCTGCCGATTATCTTTACCTTCGAGGCCACCTATTTCTCTCCAAGCTTCAATCTGGTTCGTCAGGTGGCGGTCAACAGCCGGGTGTGGCGCCTGGCCAGTGCCGACAAGGCCAAGGCGTTTGAGAATCGCATTAACCTCTATTGGGAGAGGATCACCGGATACCTGAAGCAGGCGGTAACCGAGGGGGAGTTGGTGGCGTCTGACGACGAGGTGAGGGAGCTGGCCCAGGCGATCACCTTCTACCTGAGCGGTGCCCTGTCCGCCTATGAGTGCCGCCTCATTGGCAAAGAGTTCCTGCAGGAGAAGCGCCAGACTCTGTTCCGGCAGCTGCAGAATGTGTTTAAACCCTACGGCTGGCGTGAGCCTCTGACCCTGGCGCTGTTTGAGCGGGTGGGGGTTCGGGTGCACATGTACTACCAGGCCAATCGCCGTGACTTCAACAGCTGTGCCCGCTGCATGGCGATGCAGGAGAAGCTGGGCGGCTGA
- a CDS encoding cupin domain-containing protein, with product MMKKLALILGALCSGSVMANAHLEHAQLPYQQATAIPYDSTPYSPQATMPEQCRDPLVEQYIADWEAGRVDFNTIKSNDSIAKDQRFCKTMDDDGNIMEAEDCKLENAPVGYLWKELSDAPVVIGITNGGKSDHAPHFHGQPECYYAVSGRARTLADGQYKWMEKGMYFYIPGNTIHNTPITEEEGFGVMYWYPQNAHFDGFKYYWRKDVKNLRVAEEAFDRVDALRKAAMDLGPYGTNQDKFEK from the coding sequence ATGATGAAGAAACTCGCACTGATCCTCGGCGCCCTGTGCTCCGGTTCCGTTATGGCCAACGCCCACCTGGAACACGCCCAGCTGCCCTACCAGCAGGCGACCGCCATCCCATATGATTCCACCCCCTACTCTCCCCAGGCCACCATGCCTGAGCAGTGCCGCGACCCTCTGGTTGAGCAGTACATCGCCGACTGGGAAGCGGGCCGTGTGGATTTCAACACCATCAAGTCCAACGACTCCATAGCCAAAGACCAGCGTTTCTGTAAGACCATGGACGACGACGGCAACATCATGGAAGCAGAAGACTGCAAACTGGAAAACGCTCCGGTTGGCTACCTGTGGAAGGAGCTGTCCGACGCCCCTGTGGTAATCGGCATCACCAATGGCGGCAAGTCTGATCACGCCCCCCACTTCCACGGTCAGCCTGAGTGCTACTACGCCGTTTCCGGCCGCGCCCGTACCCTGGCGGACGGCCAGTACAAGTGGATGGAGAAGGGCATGTACTTCTACATCCCAGGCAACACCATCCACAACACCCCCATCACCGAAGAGGAAGGCTTCGGCGTGATGTACTGGTACCCCCAAAACGCCCACTTCGATGGCTTCAAGTACTACTGGCGTAAAGACGTGAAGAACCTGCGGGTTGCCGAAGAGGCCTTCGACCGGGTTGACGCCCTGCGTAAGGCCGCCATGGACCTAGGCCCCTACGGCACCAACCAAGACAAGTTCGAAAAATAA
- a CDS encoding cytochrome c3 family protein — MKRVLISLGLMLALCNTAQAGDLVKVKGATKGRTNHQFIYEEGCKTCHQGSARKYVDDSACIDCHGNINDIEVTRELVLEEANPHKSIHFNQGASCLACHAEHQTKAPVCSECHRTWFDEM; from the coding sequence ATGAAACGAGTACTGATCTCCCTGGGACTGATGCTGGCCCTGTGCAATACCGCCCAGGCCGGTGATCTGGTCAAGGTGAAGGGGGCCACCAAAGGCCGCACCAACCACCAGTTTATCTACGAAGAGGGCTGCAAAACCTGCCATCAAGGCTCCGCCCGCAAATACGTGGACGACAGCGCCTGCATCGACTGCCACGGCAACATCAACGACATCGAGGTGACCCGTGAACTGGTGCTCGAGGAAGCCAACCCTCACAAGAGCATCCACTTCAACCAGGGCGCCAGCTGCCTGGCCTGTCACGCCGAACACCAGACCAAGGCTCCGGTCTGCTCCGAGTGCCACCGCACCTGGTTCGACGAGATGTAA
- a CDS encoding flavocytochrome c, producing MSNRRSFLRLGAGLAAGGLAAGLPAVATAAPATRWDEEVDVLVIGSGFAGLSSALNAKRQGLGKVLVLEKMQVIGGNSAINGGWFAVPKNPIQLAQGIQDDSPAELVKDQMISGRGMADEAMLTQIAEHALGAYHMCVDAGVEFRKNFNIQVGGHNKARAIRTKHGTGGDITTKLYEAGKQEGVEYRLQHYIEDFILNSEGEVEGVVVRRGYRFPDQKTGSLVRIKANKAVICASGGFTRNMALRAAVDPSLDPTLDGTNHLGATGEVMLAAMAHGALPVHLNMIQTGHWGSPDEGGFGWSNALLSIGWHEGISVSVLSGKRYMNERADRLTCSTAIMKNRHQDGTPAYPLVLFNYNDHPDDDRVVRALRDEMAWKVDSLEQLAEKFNVPLAELKQTLAQWNAQVTKRTDPDFGRKMDTAVKLKPPFVVSRIWPKVHYCMGGLKTDMGGRVLDCRTMQPIKKLYGAGEVTGGVHGHARLSSTSCLECLTMGMIVPKTIKADA from the coding sequence ATGTCGAACAGACGTTCATTCCTGCGACTCGGTGCCGGCCTGGCCGCCGGTGGCCTGGCAGCAGGCCTGCCCGCGGTGGCAACCGCTGCCCCCGCCACCAGATGGGATGAAGAGGTTGATGTACTGGTGATCGGTTCCGGCTTCGCCGGCCTCTCCAGCGCACTGAATGCCAAACGTCAGGGTCTGGGCAAGGTCCTGGTCCTGGAAAAGATGCAGGTGATTGGCGGCAACTCCGCCATCAATGGCGGCTGGTTCGCCGTCCCAAAGAACCCGATCCAGCTGGCTCAGGGCATCCAAGATGACAGCCCGGCCGAGCTGGTAAAGGACCAGATGATCTCCGGCCGCGGCATGGCCGATGAGGCGATGCTGACTCAGATCGCCGAACACGCTCTGGGCGCCTACCACATGTGCGTCGATGCCGGGGTCGAGTTCCGTAAGAACTTCAACATCCAGGTGGGCGGCCATAACAAGGCCCGTGCCATCCGCACCAAGCACGGCACTGGCGGTGACATCACCACCAAGCTGTATGAAGCGGGTAAACAAGAGGGCGTGGAGTATCGCCTGCAGCACTACATCGAAGACTTCATCCTCAACAGCGAAGGAGAGGTCGAAGGTGTGGTGGTGCGCCGCGGCTATCGCTTCCCCGACCAGAAAACCGGTTCCCTGGTTCGCATCAAGGCCAATAAGGCGGTGATCTGCGCCTCCGGCGGCTTCACCCGCAACATGGCGCTGCGCGCCGCCGTGGACCCATCTCTGGATCCCACCCTGGACGGCACCAACCACCTGGGCGCCACCGGCGAAGTGATGCTGGCCGCCATGGCCCACGGTGCCCTGCCGGTGCACCTCAACATGATCCAGACCGGTCACTGGGGCTCTCCCGATGAGGGCGGTTTCGGCTGGTCCAACGCCCTGCTCTCCATCGGCTGGCACGAGGGGATCTCCGTCAGCGTACTCAGCGGCAAACGCTACATGAACGAGCGCGCCGATCGCCTGACCTGCTCCACCGCCATCATGAAAAACCGCCATCAGGACGGCACCCCTGCCTACCCGCTGGTGCTGTTCAACTACAACGACCACCCCGACGATGACCGTGTGGTCCGCGCCCTGCGCGACGAGATGGCCTGGAAGGTCGACAGCCTGGAACAGCTGGCCGAGAAGTTCAACGTCCCTCTGGCCGAGCTGAAGCAGACCCTGGCTCAGTGGAACGCCCAGGTAACCAAGCGCACCGACCCCGACTTCGGTCGCAAGATGGACACCGCCGTCAAGCTCAAGCCCCCCTTCGTGGTCAGCCGCATCTGGCCCAAGGTGCACTACTGCATGGGCGGACTGAAAACCGACATGGGTGGCCGGGTGCTGGATTGCCGCACCATGCAGCCCATCAAAAAGCTGTACGGTGCCGGAGAGGTAACCGGTGGGGTACATGGCCACGCGCGCCTGAGCTCCACCTCCTGCCTGGAGTGCCTGACCATGGGCATGATCGTGCCCAAGACCATCAAAGCGGACGCCTGA